A single Anopheles arabiensis isolate DONGOLA chromosome 2, AaraD3, whole genome shotgun sequence DNA region contains:
- the LOC120896286 gene encoding glycogen-binding subunit 76A isoform X1: protein MHRHFVLTEQCTTPLYVAEPCLSSTSQTQPAPEWRPLWRRQRPAPPAADYDYDQHNTSTDCCGTARTLRPTNSRTTLTGGFAVEQLIRHLFGADQPTIIVTVTAIVIGLLIELRLHEAWSLYAWGWIILIRNCLASMTTPGDPSATGPDRPCGITALLPIGMSCRSRAEAFARSLQSRLRNLGSQGSTGDDDDEDESQLTAADDRHTENTWLSAANTTDQTGVTSLQPLRSLVVPNSAEADSCFDFGLEVESPSSPVEECEYTRLIETATATPTGLPLTTAPDAKDPTTVVQQQQQPQAPESGYVCSSPCSTPQGSAASSHSSSSDCQFYDPDSSDPEQRSVNSGCEYYDCTIPAPQPACALRTTVQHQTVESATVASATSPTNPFTALLHSSQPANGHAVPVGGYIAATATTADSDSCSESLPPSQSTESNHSTFTGMSSNSNSTLQDVTMEPLEEEEGVHTTPGTDVPDSRTAVLGNGHAIMPRGTVVINADTELERLRSHGIQYEEDIEPQDGRAGEQHNTGCQGAATIELAEVEKILKDCTAIVNNDHEQQLQQERNDRASNRFNDSNEYDEEDDRKHGGGRRATMSSGDEDEEESKPQRIRRCSSLKTGKTPPGTPGRKKIVRFADVLGLDLTDVRTFMDEVPKVPQSAYEDLTIVTAAEQPMPEIISLGPKADRVLVPLFQQPGALPCFLDRVREKQVNLENAAVTDPITLTITGTVRVRNLDFHKSVYVRYTLDNWRSYADLQAVYAENSCDGFSDKFSFTLHGNSVQVGQRIEMAIRFHCRGEQFWDNNYDTNYVFQCLPITQPTPMIASRLPLVGSTPSAALSSEPAWCSNFY from the exons A TGCATAGGCATTTTGTGCTCACTGAGCAGTGTACAACGCCGCTGTACGTAGCGGAACCGTGTCTGTCATCGACAAGCCAAACGCAGCCGGCCCCCGAGTGGCGCCCACTTTGGCGGCGACAGCGTCCTGCACCACCAGCGGCCGACTACGACTACGACCAGCACAACACTTCCACAGACTGCTGCGGCACAGCGCGAACACTACGACCCACGAACTCACGAACGACCCTGACCGGGGGTTTTGCAGTCGAGCAGCTGATCCGGCATCTGTTTGGCGCCGATCAGCCCACCATCATCGTCACGGTGACAGCGATCGTTATTGGACTGCTTATAGAGCTACG ATTACATGAAGCTTGGTCACTCTACGCCTGGGGGTGGATCATTTTGATCAG AAACTGCCTTGCTTCCATGACCACACCGGGCGATCCGTCAGCGACTGGACCTGACAGACCGTGCGGGATCACCGCACTGCTCCCGATCGGTATGTCTTGCCGGAGCCGTGCCGAAGCCTTCGCCCGGAGCTTGCAGTCACGCCTACGGAATCTTGGCTCCCAG GGCAGCACCggtgatgacgacgatgaggacgaGAGCCAACTTACGGCAGCGGACGATCGGCACACGGAAAACACCTGGCTGTCGGCGGCAAACACCACCGACCAGACGGGCGTAACGAGCCTGCAGCCGCTCCGCTCCCTGGTGGTGCCGAACAGTGCCGAAGCCGATTCCTGCTTCGACTTTGGCCTGGAGGTGGAAAGCCCTAGCTCGCCGGTTGAAGAATGCGAGTACACACGTCTAATCGAAACGGCAACGGCCACACCGACGGGATTGCCCTTGACCACCGCACCAGACGCTAAAGACCCAACGACCGtagtgcagcagcaacagcagccgcaggCACCCGAATCGGGCTACGTTTGTTCCTCTCCCTGCTCCACGCCCCAGGGTTCGGCGgccagcagccacagcagctcGTCCGACTGTCAGTTCTACGATCCGGACAGCTCCGATCCGGAGCAGCGGTCGGTTAATAGCGGTTGCGAGTACTACGACTGCACGATACCGGCACCACAACCGGCTTGCGCATTGCGCACGACCGTGCAGCACCAAACCGTCGAAAGTGCCACCGTGGCCAGCGCTACCTCACCGACCAACCCGTTCACCGCACTGCTTCACTCTAGTCAACCGGCCAACGGGCACGCGGTGCCGGTCGGGGGGTATATCgcggccaccgccaccaccgccgacaGTGACAGCTGCTCCGAATCGTTGCCACCGTCCCAGTCGACCGAATCGAACCACTCGACGTTTACGGGCATGAGCTCGAACTCGAACAGCACGCTGCAGGACGTGACGATGGAaccgctggaggaggaggagggcgtGCACACGACACCGGGGACGGATGTGCCGGACAGCCGAACAGCCGTGCTGGGCAACGGGCATGCGATAATGCCGCGCGGCACCGTCGTGATCAATGCGGACACGGAGCTGGAGCGGCTAAGAAGCCACGGCATACAGTACGAGGAGGACATTGAGCCACAGGACGGGCGGGCCGGTGAGCAGCACAATACTGGCTGCCAGGGTGCCGCCACCATCGAGCTGGCGGAGGTGGAGAAAATACTCAAAGATTGTACGGCGATCGTGAACAACGATCACgaacagcagctgcagcaggaaCGGAACGATCGCGCCTCGAACCGGTTCAACGACAGCAACGAgtacgacgaggaggacgaccGGAAGCACGGTGGGGGCCGCCGGGCGACCATGTCATCCGGCgatgaggacgaggaggaaagCAAACCGCAACGCATCCGGCGCTGTTCGTCGCTCAAAACGGGTAAAACGCCACCGGGCACACCGGGCCGGAAGAAGATCGTCCGCTTTGCGGACGTGCTCGGGCTCGATCTGACCGACGTGCGGACGTTCATGGACGAGGTGCCGAAGGTGCCACAGTCCGCGTACGAGGATCTTACCATCGTGACGGCCGCGGAGCAACCGATGCCGGAAATCATTAGCCTCGGGCCGAAGGCGGACCGCGTGCTGGTGCCGTTGTTTCAGCAGCCGGGCGCCCTGCCCTGCTTTCTCGACCGGGTGCGCGAGAAGCAGGTGAATTTGGAGAATGCGGCCGTCACCGATCCGATCACGCTCACCATCACCGGCACGGTGCGCGTGCGCAATCTCGACTTCCACAAGTCGGTGTACGTGCGGTACACGCTGGACAACTGGCGCAGCTACGCCGACCTGCAGGCGGTGTACGCGGAAAACTCGTGCGACGGCTTCTCGGACAAGTTTAGCTTCACGCTGCACGGCAACTCGGTGCAGGTCGGGCAGCGGATCGAGATGGCGATCCGGTTCCACTGCCGGGGGGAGCAGTTCTGGGACAACAACTACGACACCAACTACGTCTTCCAGTGCCTGCCGATCACGCAGCCGACGCCGATGATCGCGAGCCGGCTGCCGCTAGTGGGCAGCACACCGTCCGCCGCCCTCAGCTCCGAGCCGGCCTGGTGTAGCAATTTCTACTaa
- the LOC120896286 gene encoding glycogen-binding subunit 76A isoform X2 — MHRHFVLTEQCTTPLYVAEPCLSSTSQTQPAPEWRPLWRRQRPAPPAADYDYDQHNTSTDCCGTARTLRPTNSRTTLTGGFAVEQLIRHLFGADQPTIIVTVTAIVIGLLIELRNCLASMTTPGDPSATGPDRPCGITALLPIGMSCRSRAEAFARSLQSRLRNLGSQGSTGDDDDEDESQLTAADDRHTENTWLSAANTTDQTGVTSLQPLRSLVVPNSAEADSCFDFGLEVESPSSPVEECEYTRLIETATATPTGLPLTTAPDAKDPTTVVQQQQQPQAPESGYVCSSPCSTPQGSAASSHSSSSDCQFYDPDSSDPEQRSVNSGCEYYDCTIPAPQPACALRTTVQHQTVESATVASATSPTNPFTALLHSSQPANGHAVPVGGYIAATATTADSDSCSESLPPSQSTESNHSTFTGMSSNSNSTLQDVTMEPLEEEEGVHTTPGTDVPDSRTAVLGNGHAIMPRGTVVINADTELERLRSHGIQYEEDIEPQDGRAGEQHNTGCQGAATIELAEVEKILKDCTAIVNNDHEQQLQQERNDRASNRFNDSNEYDEEDDRKHGGGRRATMSSGDEDEEESKPQRIRRCSSLKTGKTPPGTPGRKKIVRFADVLGLDLTDVRTFMDEVPKVPQSAYEDLTIVTAAEQPMPEIISLGPKADRVLVPLFQQPGALPCFLDRVREKQVNLENAAVTDPITLTITGTVRVRNLDFHKSVYVRYTLDNWRSYADLQAVYAENSCDGFSDKFSFTLHGNSVQVGQRIEMAIRFHCRGEQFWDNNYDTNYVFQCLPITQPTPMIASRLPLVGSTPSAALSSEPAWCSNFY; from the exons A TGCATAGGCATTTTGTGCTCACTGAGCAGTGTACAACGCCGCTGTACGTAGCGGAACCGTGTCTGTCATCGACAAGCCAAACGCAGCCGGCCCCCGAGTGGCGCCCACTTTGGCGGCGACAGCGTCCTGCACCACCAGCGGCCGACTACGACTACGACCAGCACAACACTTCCACAGACTGCTGCGGCACAGCGCGAACACTACGACCCACGAACTCACGAACGACCCTGACCGGGGGTTTTGCAGTCGAGCAGCTGATCCGGCATCTGTTTGGCGCCGATCAGCCCACCATCATCGTCACGGTGACAGCGATCGTTATTGGACTGCTTATAGAGCTACG AAACTGCCTTGCTTCCATGACCACACCGGGCGATCCGTCAGCGACTGGACCTGACAGACCGTGCGGGATCACCGCACTGCTCCCGATCGGTATGTCTTGCCGGAGCCGTGCCGAAGCCTTCGCCCGGAGCTTGCAGTCACGCCTACGGAATCTTGGCTCCCAG GGCAGCACCggtgatgacgacgatgaggacgaGAGCCAACTTACGGCAGCGGACGATCGGCACACGGAAAACACCTGGCTGTCGGCGGCAAACACCACCGACCAGACGGGCGTAACGAGCCTGCAGCCGCTCCGCTCCCTGGTGGTGCCGAACAGTGCCGAAGCCGATTCCTGCTTCGACTTTGGCCTGGAGGTGGAAAGCCCTAGCTCGCCGGTTGAAGAATGCGAGTACACACGTCTAATCGAAACGGCAACGGCCACACCGACGGGATTGCCCTTGACCACCGCACCAGACGCTAAAGACCCAACGACCGtagtgcagcagcaacagcagccgcaggCACCCGAATCGGGCTACGTTTGTTCCTCTCCCTGCTCCACGCCCCAGGGTTCGGCGgccagcagccacagcagctcGTCCGACTGTCAGTTCTACGATCCGGACAGCTCCGATCCGGAGCAGCGGTCGGTTAATAGCGGTTGCGAGTACTACGACTGCACGATACCGGCACCACAACCGGCTTGCGCATTGCGCACGACCGTGCAGCACCAAACCGTCGAAAGTGCCACCGTGGCCAGCGCTACCTCACCGACCAACCCGTTCACCGCACTGCTTCACTCTAGTCAACCGGCCAACGGGCACGCGGTGCCGGTCGGGGGGTATATCgcggccaccgccaccaccgccgacaGTGACAGCTGCTCCGAATCGTTGCCACCGTCCCAGTCGACCGAATCGAACCACTCGACGTTTACGGGCATGAGCTCGAACTCGAACAGCACGCTGCAGGACGTGACGATGGAaccgctggaggaggaggagggcgtGCACACGACACCGGGGACGGATGTGCCGGACAGCCGAACAGCCGTGCTGGGCAACGGGCATGCGATAATGCCGCGCGGCACCGTCGTGATCAATGCGGACACGGAGCTGGAGCGGCTAAGAAGCCACGGCATACAGTACGAGGAGGACATTGAGCCACAGGACGGGCGGGCCGGTGAGCAGCACAATACTGGCTGCCAGGGTGCCGCCACCATCGAGCTGGCGGAGGTGGAGAAAATACTCAAAGATTGTACGGCGATCGTGAACAACGATCACgaacagcagctgcagcaggaaCGGAACGATCGCGCCTCGAACCGGTTCAACGACAGCAACGAgtacgacgaggaggacgaccGGAAGCACGGTGGGGGCCGCCGGGCGACCATGTCATCCGGCgatgaggacgaggaggaaagCAAACCGCAACGCATCCGGCGCTGTTCGTCGCTCAAAACGGGTAAAACGCCACCGGGCACACCGGGCCGGAAGAAGATCGTCCGCTTTGCGGACGTGCTCGGGCTCGATCTGACCGACGTGCGGACGTTCATGGACGAGGTGCCGAAGGTGCCACAGTCCGCGTACGAGGATCTTACCATCGTGACGGCCGCGGAGCAACCGATGCCGGAAATCATTAGCCTCGGGCCGAAGGCGGACCGCGTGCTGGTGCCGTTGTTTCAGCAGCCGGGCGCCCTGCCCTGCTTTCTCGACCGGGTGCGCGAGAAGCAGGTGAATTTGGAGAATGCGGCCGTCACCGATCCGATCACGCTCACCATCACCGGCACGGTGCGCGTGCGCAATCTCGACTTCCACAAGTCGGTGTACGTGCGGTACACGCTGGACAACTGGCGCAGCTACGCCGACCTGCAGGCGGTGTACGCGGAAAACTCGTGCGACGGCTTCTCGGACAAGTTTAGCTTCACGCTGCACGGCAACTCGGTGCAGGTCGGGCAGCGGATCGAGATGGCGATCCGGTTCCACTGCCGGGGGGAGCAGTTCTGGGACAACAACTACGACACCAACTACGTCTTCCAGTGCCTGCCGATCACGCAGCCGACGCCGATGATCGCGAGCCGGCTGCCGCTAGTGGGCAGCACACCGTCCGCCGCCCTCAGCTCCGAGCCGGCCTGGTGTAGCAATTTCTACTaa
- the LOC120896288 gene encoding pentatricopeptide repeat-containing protein 1, mitochondrial, which produces MSSIILNTLRRQCVSQFRTRLLQQSFLTTTSRGFRIAPIACAPKPHQKDEFSHLEAAHSPDQFGTLSPQVDEPETPDEGDLKEEDFLQNIPAPGQKLSVRQYADLIKDHLKNNRIREALDVVEVRMKQDRVKPVNYHFNLLIGGCARVGYSKKAFQLYNKMKQHDLKVTGGTYTSLFNACAVSPFLGDGLKRANQLREIMLEKGYEPNESNYNAMIKAYGRCGELKTAFQLVDEMVARRLSIGTDTFNFLLQACISDREYGFRHALLVWHRMHRMRISPDRYSFNLLLRCVRDCQLGDLETTQQVIEQILSESIGGNGGKQVPAIEEPSVEAIERSEEDNAEQQQKLATIVTNRELTERLNHEGVPDLLSPQPHLGSLVRLGEVREPEDRLLLLGGSSNVFAEMRRCGAEPDIRTITELLDVIPSTYAAEKQLLGTIKQLKLRCDIDFFNILIKKRSMRFDYEGAKDVLYMIEAANLEPDIVTYGVLALGCQTQEEARSLLKMMHEANVRMNIQILGAMLRQGCAKQNFRYVTEILQIVKRERLKPNEPFLRHLEEFGRVCEKRDREYDAKPRKRGRDEFKQEYNRYRMQLDAWREHMGLQGLALDQALGIVREHPWEQFKEPQAEGYEAVKNPKLRHKRKKQHSIRRVDVEAIEDDDDRGQGKEHDQTNEVKLAH; this is translated from the exons ATGTCCTCCATCATACTGAACACACTACGGAGACAGTGCGTCAGCCAGTTCCGCACGCGACTACTCCAGCAGTCGTTTTTGACGACAACAAGCCGTGGATTTCGCATCGCACCAATCGCCTGCGCCCCCAAACCCCACCAAAAGGATGAATTTTCCCACCTAGAGGCTGCCCACAGTCCGGACCAGTTTGGTACACTGTCGCCCCAGGTAGACGAACCGGAAACACCCGACGAGGGTGACCTAAAGGAGGAAGACTTTCTGCAAAACATACCCGCCCCGGGGCAGAAGCTGTCCGTGCGGCAGTATGCCGACCTGATCAAGGACCACCTGAAGAACAACCGCATCCGGGAGGCGCTGGATGTGGTCGAGGTGCGCATGAAGCAGGACCGGGTGAAGCCCGTCAACTACCACTTCAACCTGCTGATTGGTGGGTGTGCCCGGGTAGGCTACAGCAAGAAAGCGTTTCAGCTgtacaacaaaatgaaacagcaCGACCTGAAGGTGACGGGCGGCACGTACACGTCGCTGTTTAATGCGTGTGCGGTGTCGCCGTTCCTGGGCGATGGGCTGAAGCGGGCGAACCAGCTGCGCGAGATCATGCTGGAGAAGGGGTACGAGCCGAACGAATCGAACTACAATGCGATGATCAAAGCGTACGGACGATGCGGCGAGCTGAAGACGGCGTTCCAGCTAGTGGATGAGATGGTGGCGCGTCGGTTGAGCATTGGCACGGATACGTTCAACTTTCTGCTGCAGGCGTGCATTAGCGATCGAGAGTATGGGTTCCGGCATGCGCTGCTCGTGTGGCACCGGATGCACCGGATGCGGATCAGCCCGGATCGGTACTCGTTCAATCTGTTgctgcgctgtgtgcgcgactGTCAGCTGGGCGATCTGGAGACGACGCAGCAAGTGATTGAGCAAATTCTCTCGGAAAGTATTGGAGGTAATGGCGGGAAACAGGTGCCAGCGATTGAGGAACCGTCGGTTGAAGCAATAGAGCGTTCGGAAGAGGACAACgcggaacagcagcagaagctcGCTACAATCGTCACAAATCGAGAGCTTACCGAGCGCCTCAATCACGAAGGTGTTCCGGATCTGCTATCTCCCCAGCCCCACCTCGGCAGTTTGGTAAGGTTGGGCGAAGTGCGAGAACCGGAGgaccgtttgctgctgctcggtggcTCGTCGAACGTGTTCGCTGAAATGCGACGGTGCGGGGCCGAGCCGGACATACGCACCATTACCGAGCTGCTGGACGTGATTCCTTCGACGTATGCCGCCGAAAAGCAGCTGCTCGGTACGATCAAGCAGCTCAAGCTGCGGTGCGATATCGATTTCTTTAACATTCTGATTAAAAAGCGATCGATGCGGTTCGACTATGAGGGTGCAAAG GACGTGCTGTACATGATCGAGGCGGCCAACCTGGAACCGGACATCGTCACGTACGGTGTGCTGGCGCTTGGCTGCCAAACGCAGGAGGAAGCCCGCTCACTTCTGAAAATGATGCACGAGGCGAACGTGCGCATGAACATACAAATCCTCGGCGCCATGTTGCGGCAGGGTTGCGCGAAGCAAAACTTTCGCTACGTGACGGAAATCCTGCAGATCGTGAAGCGCGAGCGGCTAAAACCGAACGAACCGTTCCTGCGCCATCTGGAGGAGTTTGGCCGGGTGTGCGAAAAGCGGGACCGCGAGTACGATGCGAAACCGCGCAAAAGGGGTAGGGATGAGTTTAAGCAGGAGTACAACCGGTACCGGATGCAGCTGGATGCGTGGCGCGAGCATATGGGACTGCAGGGGTTGGCGCTTGATCAGGCGCTCGGCATTGTGCGCGAACATCCGTGGGAACAGTTTAAGGAGCCGCAGGcggaggggtatgaggcggtgAAAAATCCAAAGCTACGCCACAAGCGAAAGAAGCAACACTCGATACGGAGGGTCGATGTGGAGGCGATcgaggacgatgatgatcGTGGCCAAGGAAAGGAGCACGATCAGACGAATGAAGTGAAGTTAGCGCATTAG
- the LOC120896289 gene encoding uncharacterized aarF domain-containing protein kinase 5, whose protein sequence is MFQHIWPVLNITTRRCFHSSRALKSVPRKRSLARSLAYGLTGSIAGTVLYDGVANGFENVAGAQRFLRSFAIGLSISVDYAWSLKGLQEGDGAYEALLPEIHLRSAKKLLAGCLANGGLYIKIGQGVAAVNHIIPKEYVETLRQLEDRCLTRQPGEVRALFVQDFGAPPEELFASFQYEPIAAASLAQVFRAVTQSGEQVAVKVQYADLRRRFDGDLRTILFLQRLVALVHKNYNFGWIVEDLQGTLREELDFVHEAKNAERCARDLARLDFVYVPKVLWNHTNERILTTEFIDGCKVSDRKAIAAMQLDLAEIDRQLFTAFGQQIFSTGFVHADPHPGNVFVRKDPANPRRMQLVLLDHGLYEQLAPGVRENLARFWEAIVLRDHAAMQRFSQALNVPDYRTFAEILLQRPLELKGRGFSTRLTEQDLAYMTRQAKDHFDRIMGTLRAMPRNLILVIRNLNTIRSIALDHGDPIDRPRIMARCALAALGPARRTVRNFLWVTFRKLRFEFLLWRQSFHYWMVSNYLKLLTRVGRAPDTSHLMNINVAV, encoded by the exons ATGTTCCAACATATTTGGCCAGTGTTGAACATTACCACGCGACGATGTTTCCACTCATCACGCGCCCTCAAAAGTGTCCCCCGGAAACGGTCCCTAGCGCGCAGCCTAGCCTACGGTCTCACCGGTAGCATTGCCGGCACCGTCCTGTACGATGGAGTGGCCAATGGGTTCGAAAACGTTGCCGGCGCTCAACGGTTCCTTCGCTCGTTCGCCATCGGGCTGAGCATATCGGTGGATTACGCCTGGAGCCTGAAGGGCTTGCAGGAAGGTGACGGGGCGTACGAAGCACTGCTGCCCGAAATTCATCTCCGCTCGGCCAAGAAACTGCTCGCCGGATGCCTCGCAAACGGTGGCCTTTACATCAAGATTGGCCAGGGGGTAGCGGCCGTTAATCACATCATCCCGAAAGAGTACGTTGAAACGCTGCGTCAGCTGGAGGACCGTTGCCTGACCCGCCAGCCGGGCGAAGTGCGTGCCCTGTTCGTGCAAGACTTTGGCGCCCCGCCGGAGGAACTATTCGCCAGCTTTCAGTACGAGCCGATCGCAGCCGCCAGCCTGGCACAGGTGTTCCGTGCCGTTACGCAGTCGGGCGAACAGGTCGCGGTCAAGGTGCAGTATGCCGATTTGCGCCGACGGTTCGACGGCGATTTGCGCACGATACTGTTCCTGCAGCGGTTGGTCGCGCTCGTGCACAAGAACTACAATTTCGGCTGGATAGTTGAAGATCTGCAGGGCACGCTGCGCGAGGAGCTTGATTTTGTGCACGAAGCAAAAAACGCAGAGCGCTGCGCACGGGACCTAGCCCGGCTGGACTTTGTGTACGTGCCGAAAGTGCTCTGGAACCACACGAACGAACGCATCCTGACGACGGAATTTATCGACGGCTGTAAAGTGAGCGATCGCAAAGCGATCGCTGCAATGCAGCTCGATCTAGCCGAGATCGATCGGCAGCTGTTTACCGCTTTCGGGCAGCAAATCTTCTCCACCGGCTTTGTGCATGCCGATCCGCACCCGGGCAACGTGTTTGTGCGCAAAGATCCGGCCAATCCGAGGCGCATGCAGCTCGTACTGCTCGATCACGGCCTGTACGAGCAGCTGGCGCCGGGTGTGCGGGAAAATCTTGCCCGCTTTTGGGAAGCGATCGTGCTGCGCGATCACGCTGCGATGCAACGGTTCTCGCAGGCGCTAAACGTGCCGGACTATCGTACCTTTGCGGAGATACTGCTCCAGCGACCGTTGGAACTGAAGGGGCGCGGGTTTTCTACCCGCCTCACCGAGCAGGACCTCGCGTACATGACACGGCAGGCGAAGGACCACTTTGACCGCATCATGGGCACGCTAAGGGCTATGCCGCGGAACTTAATTCTCGTCATTCG CAATCTAAACACGATACGCTCGATCGCACTGGATCATGGCGATCCGATCGATCGGCCCCGAATCATGGCCCGCTGCGCACTGGCCGCACTCGGGCCGGCCCGTCGCACTGTGCGCAACTTTCTGTGGGTCACCTTTCGCAAGCTGCGCTTCGAGTTTCTCCTGTG GCGACAATCATTCCATTATTGGATGGTGAGCAATTATCTGAAGCTTCTGACGAGAGTGGGCCGTGCGCCGGACACTTCGCACCTGATGAATATTAATGTTGCAGTGTGA
- the LOC120908464 gene encoding probable cytochrome P450 4ac1 gives MLLAVLVFVLGSCIAILLVRDYRSKQTDGYRAALRYPGGTIVPVFGSLFELLFKNPVQTFAYARANATRYGASYRQWIDGSVILNVTRVQEAEKILSSTQHTRKSILYRFLYPLMGDGLLCSKGAKWQQRRRILTPAFHFNILPKFLTIFQEESEQLVRRLDRLADGVQDVVLQPIVTSFALHTICETAMGVKLDAYREADEYKQKVYEVGEMLVHRTMSPWLYSDRVYRLLGYEGPLSKSLKPIHHFTRSIIRQRRETFQSAQLTADSTTEENMYFGSKQRYAMLDTLLAAEAKQQIDEEGIREEVDTFMFEGHDTTAAAIMFTLILLAIEQDIQERCYGELQEVLDRSSSEPRSVQDYQNLPYLDRVIKESLRLYPPVAFISRATTGELVVDGTIFPHNTMSHIHIYDLHRDPVQFPDPERFDPDRFLPEVAEKRNPYAYVPFSAGPRNCIGQKFAQLEMKTVLVAVLERFRLKPVTRREEIVFMADLVLRAKTPLKVRLERR, from the exons ATGTTGCTGGCGGTGCTAGTGTTCGTTCTCGGGAGCTGCATTGCCATCCTGCTGGTGCGCGACTACCGGTCCAAGCAGACGGATGGCTATCGAGCGGCGCTGCGCTACCCGGGCGGAACGATCGTCCCGGTGTTTGGCAGTTTGTTTGAGCTGCTGTTTAAAAATCCCG TGCAAACGTTCGCGTACGCCCGCGCGAATGCCACCCGCTACGGGGCCTCCTACCGGCAGTGGATCGATGGCAGCGTGATACTGAACGTGACGCGCGTACAGGAAGCGGAAAAGATCCTCTCCAGTACGCAGCACACGCGTAAAAGTATCCTGTACCGGTTTCTCTATCCGCTCATGGGTGATGGGTTGCTGTGCAGCAAGGGCGCCAAGTGGCAGCAGCGACGGCGCATCCTAACGCCTGCCTTCCATTTCAACATTCTGCCCAAGTTTCTGACCATCTTCCAGGAGGAAAGTGAGCAGCTAGTGCGCCGGTTGGACCGGCTGGCCGACGGAGTGCAGGACGTTGTACTGCAGCCGATTGTAACGAGCTTTGCGCTGCACACGATTTGTG AAACGGCGATGGGTGTGAAGTTGGACGCTTACCGTGAGGCTGATGAGTACAAGCAGAAGGTGTACGAGGTGGGAGAAATGTTGGTCCATCGCACGATGTCACCCTGGCTGTACAGTGACCGTGTCTACCGGTTGCTAGGCTACGAGGGACCGCTGTCAAAATCACTCAAACCAATACATCACTTCACACGCAGCATCATCCGACAGCGGAGAGAAACCTTCCAGTCGGCCCAGCTGACTGCGGACTCCACCACAGAGGAAAACAT GTACTTTGGCAGTAAGCAACGGTACGCCATGCTGGACACACTGCTTGCCGCCGAAGCGAAGCAGCAGATCGACGAGGAAGGCATCCGGGAAGAGGTGGACACGTTCATGTTCGAGGGCCACGACACAACGGCGGCCGCGATCATGTTCACGCTCATTCTGCTCGCAATCGAACAGGACATCCAGGAACGTTGCTACGGGGAGCTCCAGGAAGTGTTGGATCGCTCGTCCAGTGAACCCCGCTCGGTCCAGGACTACCAGAACCTGCCGTATTTGGATCGGGTGATTAAGGAATCGCTACGCCTATACCCGCCAGTTGCCTTCATCTCACGAGCCACCACCGGAGAGCTCGTTGTGG ATGGCACAATCTTTCCGCACAACACCATGTCACACATCCACATCTACGATCTGCACCGTGATCCCGTCCAATTCCCCGACCCGGAACGCTTCGATCCGGACCGGTTTCTACCGGAGGTGGCGGAGAAACGTAACCCATATGCTTACGTCCCCTTCAGTGCTGGGCCCAGGAACTGTATCGGCCAGAAGTTCGCTCAGCTGGAGATGAAAACGGTTCTGGTGGCGGTACTGGAACGCTTCCGACTCAAACCAGTGACGCGCCGGGAAGAGATCGTCTTTATGGCCGATCTTGTGCTGCGCGCTAAAACTCCACTGAAGGTGCGATTGGAACGGCGATAG